The genomic stretch CGGTCACGGCCACGGTCTCCGCCCGCCCGTCGCGCTCGAGGCCCACGTCGACGGTCGAGCCGACGCCGTACGGCAGGAGGGCCTTGTGAAAATCGTACAGGTCGCGCACCGGCTCACCGGCGACGGACCGGATGAGATCTCCCGCGCGCAGGCGCTCGTCAACGGGCAGTTCCGGCAGGGCCCCGGGGGGCACCACGCGCAGCGCGCCGTTCGTCTGGTCGGCCTCGAATCCCAACCACCGCTTGCCCTGGAGCCGCGGGGCGAGCCAGCGCGCGAGCAGATCCCGCACGCGGCGCACGGGCACGGCAAACCCGATGTTCTGCGCCTCCTGGTAGATGGCGACGTTGATGCCGATCATCTCGCCGTCGGCGTTGAGCAGCGGCCCGCCCGAACTCCCCGGGTTCACGGCGGCGTCCGTCTGGAGGATGTCGCGGTAGAGCACCTCGCCCTTGTAGCGCGCCTCGCGGTTCTTGGCCGAGAGGACGCCGACGGTGACGGTTTGCGCGAGGCCGAACGGGTTGCCGAGCGCGATGACCGTCTCGCCGAGCATCAGGTCGTCTTCCCGCGCGAACTCGACGGGGGCCAGGGGCCGGACCGGCTCGATCTTCAGGAGGGCCAGGTCGCTGACCTCGTCGCCCGCCAGGAACACGGCGTCGTAGGTGCTTTCGTCCGCCAGGGTCACCCGGATGCGCGAGGCCCGCTCCACCACGTGAAAATTGGTCAGGATGAAGCCGGTCGGGTCGATGATGACGCCCGAGCCCAGGGAGTGCCGCACGCGCGGGGTGGCCGGACCCGTGAAGAACTCCTGGTAGAACTGGTCGAACAGGTCCCCGCGGAAACGCCGGAAGGGGTCCGTGTGGCGGACGGTTACGAGCTGCTCGGTGCCGATGTTCACCACCCCGGGCATGGCCCTTTCCACCGCCTCGACCACGGGGGTGCGGCGGTTGGAGAAAGCGAGGGCCCGCCCCGGGACGGCCAGGGCCAGGGCACACGCGGCTATGACGATTTTTCGAGCCATTTCATTTCAGGCGCCGGCGCGTGCGCCAGGTCTTTCCTCGTGCGCACCGTTTCCATTCTGGATATCAGCCGGCCGCACGCGAGTCAAGCGACCCCGCCGCCGGCGGACCATCGAGCCGGTCATGGCGGCTCCGTTCGATGGCGTCATGAGACCGGGGGGAGGCGTTGCATGAAGGCCAGGATGCTCTCCCGCACGGAGGTGAAGCGGAAATTCGCCGCCTTCTGGAAACGGGTGGAGTCGAGATAGGTCTTTTCCGGCCGCAGGTCGATGAACTTC from Kiritimatiellia bacterium encodes the following:
- a CDS encoding trypsin-like peptidase domain-containing protein, producing the protein MARKIVIAACALALAVPGRALAFSNRRTPVVEAVERAMPGVVNIGTEQLVTVRHTDPFRRFRGDLFDQFYQEFFTGPATPRVRHSLGSGVIIDPTGFILTNFHVVERASRIRVTLADESTYDAVFLAGDEVSDLALLKIEPVRPLAPVEFAREDDLMLGETVIALGNPFGLAQTVTVGVLSAKNREARYKGEVLYRDILQTDAAVNPGSSGGPLLNADGEMIGINVAIYQEAQNIGFAVPVRRVRDLLARWLAPRLQGKRWLGFEADQTNGALRVVPPGALPELPVDERLRAGDLIRSVAGEPVRDLYDFHKALLPYGVGSTVDVGLERDGRAETVAVTVAALPKPAGGKLAHRRLGLDLVERPFGPEKGRAPFGNGVAISEIVPEGAAQKAGLRPGLYVARINEAQINSLEDVGLALEFVRPGDATLLTVVHLEESGPYLIAQSSQVRMNAE